The following proteins are co-located in the Labrys monachus genome:
- the otsB gene encoding trehalose-phosphatase: MSTADNRAFTERTPAIREQIAAAPQDWALFLDLDGTLLDIAEHPWDVRTPPWLPGKLEGIEAGLSGAMAIVSGRPLADIDRLLEPSRFCAAAEHGAEMRLADDREVVGFALATDPLLLAAIEEAVGGFAGVVVEPKATAIAVHYRAAPDKGEAVFGALSEVLAQVGGDRRIMAGRFVFEVVATRISKAQAVKFLLSLPAFAGRTPVFIGDDVSDEEACLFVEEQGGVALRVAGEYFSLDRSAFRSPDEVRLWIATLAGDLERVREGALRA; the protein is encoded by the coding sequence ATGTCGACAGCTGACAACCGCGCTTTCACCGAAAGGACGCCGGCAATACGGGAGCAGATCGCGGCGGCCCCGCAGGACTGGGCCCTGTTCCTCGATCTCGACGGCACGTTGCTCGACATCGCCGAGCATCCCTGGGACGTGCGCACGCCGCCATGGCTTCCCGGCAAGCTGGAAGGGATCGAGGCCGGGCTCTCCGGCGCCATGGCGATCGTCAGCGGCCGCCCGCTGGCCGACATCGACCGCCTTCTCGAACCCTCGCGTTTCTGCGCGGCGGCCGAGCACGGCGCCGAGATGCGCCTCGCCGACGACAGGGAGGTCGTCGGCTTCGCGCTGGCGACGGACCCGCTCCTGCTTGCGGCGATCGAGGAAGCCGTGGGCGGATTCGCCGGCGTGGTGGTCGAGCCCAAGGCGACGGCGATCGCCGTGCATTACAGGGCTGCGCCGGACAAGGGCGAAGCGGTGTTCGGCGCGCTGAGCGAGGTGCTGGCGCAGGTCGGCGGCGACAGGCGCATCATGGCCGGGCGCTTCGTCTTCGAGGTGGTGGCGACACGTATCTCCAAGGCCCAGGCCGTCAAATTCCTGCTCTCCTTGCCGGCCTTCGCCGGGCGCACGCCGGTCTTCATCGGCGACGATGTCTCGGACGAGGAGGCCTGCCTGTTCGTCGAGGAGCAGGGGGGCGTGGCCCTGCGCGTCGCCGGCGAATATTTCAGCCTCGACCGCTCCGCCTTCCGCTCGCCCGACGAGGTCCGTCTGTGGATCGCCACGCTGGCCGGCGACCTCGAGCGGGTCCGCGAGGGAGCGCTTCGCGCATGA